The Struthio camelus isolate bStrCam1 chromosome 17, bStrCam1.hap1, whole genome shotgun sequence genome window below encodes:
- the MAJIN gene encoding membrane-anchored junction protein isoform X2: MPLKPFTYPLPETRFLHAGRLVYKFKIRYGNFNSADDLDNTESTVKELEEAIRVILGNLDDLHPFSTERFTIFPYLSKWQRVSKMRFKHGDVHLVPYPYICTMYLELNSFQQNVSFGKEVHKGSYKIVKERSEMSKSTEIEGTVKRRRVEEEAEIPYPESDMDRTAAGCVHSMSKAKCGFEMNYSKEIQCEYSPASLIMACNRRNLSYSFLHYSIFLVETTDP; encoded by the exons atgccattaaagCCATTTACATATCCACTACCTGAAACAAGGTTTCTTCATGCGGGTAGACTCGTGTATAAATTTAAAATCCGGTATGGCAACTTCAACAG TGCTGATGATCTAGATAATACTGAAAGTACTGTCAAGGAGTTAGAG GAAGCGATTCGAGTAATCCTTGGAAATCTTGATGACTTGCATCCGTTTTCTACAGAACGCTTCACTATCTTTCCCT ATTTAAGTAAATGGCAGAGAGTATCAAAAATGAGATTCAAACATGGGGATGTACATCTTGTGCCTTATCCCTACATTTGCACTATGTATCTAGAACTCAATTCATTTCAGCAAAACGTATCTTTTG GTAAAGAAGTACACAAGGGCAGTTACAAGATT GTCAAGGAAAGAAGTGAAATGTCAAAAAGTACTGAAATAGAAGGAACAGTGAAGAGGAGAAGAGTGGAAGAGGAAGCAGAGATTCCATACCCAGAGTCAGATATGGACAG AACAGCAGCTGGATGTGTTCACAGCATGAGTAAAGCAAAGTGTGGATTTGAAATG aattaCTCCAAAGAAATTCAGTGTGAGTATAGTCCAGCATCCCTTATCATGGCCTGTAACCGTAGGAATTTAT caTATTCTTTTCTCCATTACAGCATCTTTTTGGTGGAAACAACTGACCCTTGA
- the MAJIN gene encoding membrane-anchored junction protein isoform X1: MPLKPFTYPLPETRFLHAGRLVYKFKIRYGNFNSADDLDNTESTVKELEEAIRVILGNLDDLHPFSTERFTIFPYLSKWQRVSKMRFKHGDVHLVPYPYICTMYLELNSFQQNVSFGKEVHKGSYKIVKERSEMSKSTEIEGTVKRRRVEEEAEIPYPESDMDRTAAGCVHSMSKAKCGFEMNYSKEIQCEYSPASLIMACNRRNLWGPVECNSEKNTETSQAEGEIQLPQQMGQIRNKGNTELKGRGLSEFWRSIFFSPLQHLFGGNN; this comes from the exons atgccattaaagCCATTTACATATCCACTACCTGAAACAAGGTTTCTTCATGCGGGTAGACTCGTGTATAAATTTAAAATCCGGTATGGCAACTTCAACAG TGCTGATGATCTAGATAATACTGAAAGTACTGTCAAGGAGTTAGAG GAAGCGATTCGAGTAATCCTTGGAAATCTTGATGACTTGCATCCGTTTTCTACAGAACGCTTCACTATCTTTCCCT ATTTAAGTAAATGGCAGAGAGTATCAAAAATGAGATTCAAACATGGGGATGTACATCTTGTGCCTTATCCCTACATTTGCACTATGTATCTAGAACTCAATTCATTTCAGCAAAACGTATCTTTTG GTAAAGAAGTACACAAGGGCAGTTACAAGATT GTCAAGGAAAGAAGTGAAATGTCAAAAAGTACTGAAATAGAAGGAACAGTGAAGAGGAGAAGAGTGGAAGAGGAAGCAGAGATTCCATACCCAGAGTCAGATATGGACAG AACAGCAGCTGGATGTGTTCACAGCATGAGTAAAGCAAAGTGTGGATTTGAAATG aattaCTCCAAAGAAATTCAGTGTGAGTATAGTCCAGCATCCCTTATCATGGCCTGTAACCGTAGGAATTTAT GGGGACCTGTGGAAtgtaacagtgaaaaaaatacagaaaccagTCAGGCTGAAGGTGAAATACAGCTACCACAGCAAATGGGCCAAATCAGAAACAAAGGAAATACAGAGTTAAAAGGACGAGGTCTATCAGAGTTCTGGAGAAG caTATTCTTTTCTCCATTACAGCATCTTTTTGGTGGAAACAACTGA